CTTGTTGGAGGTTTGTCATTTCTTTTTGCAGGAGAGATCATCAGCTTTCTTGGCTTTAGCCCGGAAGCAATGACGCAGGCTTTACCATTCTCACAGCTGGTTTTCCTTAGTATCGGGCTGGTTATTCTGAGACTTTCCGTTAATGGATTATTCAGGGGAGCTGGGGATGCTGATCTTGCCATGAAATCCCTGTGGCTCTGCCATATCTCGAGTATGGTCTTTGCCGTTGTACTTGTTTTCGGGCTTGGACCTGTTCCTGCCTATGGACTTATGGGACTGGCTTATGCTACCGTGTTATCAAGGCTGCTGGCCGTTTTGTACCAGTTCTTTATTCTCCTTTCCGGTAAGACCAGTATCAATATTGTGGTGAAATTTCGTTTCGATCTTCCTTTACTCAAAAAGATGATGAAGATCGCGTTGGGAGGACTTGTGCAATATATTATACCTGCTTCCAGCTGGCTGATTATGGTTAAGATCATCGCGACGTTCGGAACTACAGCTCTTGCAGGATATATCATTGCTCAAAGGGTTGCCTCTGTGGCTACAATGCCTGCCTGGGGAATAGGAAATGCCGCAGGAGTACTGACAGGACAGAATTTAGGAGCTGGAAATCCGGACCGGGCGGAAAAAACAGTCTGGAGGGCCGGAGGAATCAACATGACCTATCTGGTAGCTGTCGCCCTGCTCTGGCAGGTCGCTGCAAAATATGTGGTTACTTTTTTTACTCAGGAGCCAGAAGTGGCAGGATATGCCGTACAGTACATTCATGTAGTGTCTATAGCTTATTTGCTGCTGGGCTTTACAATGGTAATCAGCCGGGCTCTTAACGCTGCCGGGAACATTATGCAGGTAACCTTGCTTTATATGATCATGTTTTATGTTATTCAGCTTCCTTTAGCCTATCTGCTTGGGGTACGCCTTCAATGGGAGCTGAAAGGGATCTTTACGGCCATTGTTTCCTCGGAAATAGTGCTTGCTGTACTGTTCTTACTGATCTTCAAAAATGGAAAATGGAAAACTATAAAAATTTAAAATGAACACAACAGAAGAGTTTTATGAAATTATCGCATCAGCTATTGCTGTTAAAAAAGAGTTGGTTGATGAAAACCTTACCTATCAGGAAATTCCCGAATGGGATTCTATGTCCCATCTGCTCATTGTAGAAGCATTGGAGCAGTTTTATCAGATCAAATTTGATTTTAATGATATTCTTGAAATGGGAACGGTAGGAAAAATCCGTGAGAAAATGAAAAAATACGATGTACTCGTAGAAAACTAAGTATATGAAAATTTTAGAAAATGTAATTGACAACAAAAGCCTGCTGTTTACAGATGCTTCGTCCGGTACCACCATACCGGCCGGGGCCCTGTGCAGGTCTTTGGGTTTAGATCCTTCAGAGCAAGGACTGATCTTTCTGTACAATGACAATCAGCTGCCCGGTATTGAGGTGCTCCTCAATTTTTACGGAACAGCTCATGCCATTGCTGTACTGGGACAGAAACTGCATCCTGAATTTAAGGAACGCCTGGAAGCAGAGTATCGCCCGAAATACATCTTTGATCCGTCAAGAGATGAGGTTTGGGGATATTCTTTAAAGGAATTCTCAGAAACCATTAAAATCTTTGCAAAAGAAGATCAAACGCCCGAAGCCTCTATTCACCCGGACATCAAAATCCTTCTGAGCACTTCAGGAACAACAGGGGTCCCGAAACTGGTGAAACTGTCGGATGAAAACCTTTATCAGAATGCAGTAAGCATCCTTCAGTACATGCCTATCCTGGAATCTGATGTGGTTCCGCTGAACGTACCGATTAATTTCGTGTACGGATTTTCTATTTTCACCACCAACTGTATGCGTGCTGGGAGAATTGTATGTACCGACAAAGACATTATGCAGAAAGCTTTCTGGGATGAAATGGAAGAATATGGCTATAGTACACTGGGAGGAGTCCCGTATTTGTATGAAAACCTGAACAGAATTGGCTTTTTCAGAAAAGACAGCCCCAGTTTAAGGTATATGACCCATACAGGAGGTGTTATTAACAGTGAACTGAGAAAAACAATCTTCTCTTACTGTCATGAATTTGAGAAACAGTTCTTTGCCCAATACGGGCAGACAGAGGCTGGAGGAAGAATGGCTTATCTTACCACAGACGGGCTTCTGGAAGAAGAAACCTCTATCGGGACTCCTGTACATGGAGGCAGTTTTACAATAGATCCTGAATCGGAAGAACTGCTTTTTTCACATCCGGGAATTTCCGGTGGATATGCCAACCGACTTGAGGATCTGTCTATATATGAACAGCCCGAAATTCTCCATACCGGAGATATGGGCAGAAGAGGCCAGAACGGGTTGTACTACATCACAGGAAGAATCAAAAGGATTATGAAGCTTTTCGGAATCCGTCTTAACCTGGATGAGGTAGAAGTTATCCTGAAGAACGAACTGGAAGGAAATACACTGGTATGCCTGAATTCCAATGACAAAAAGATCATTGT
This region of Chryseobacterium vaccae genomic DNA includes:
- a CDS encoding MATE family efflux transporter, with protein sequence MRKALHIIKEGSVFAYGALAGKKTELTSGSINRSIFSLAIPMVLELLMESVFVSINLLIIARLGDQVLGLVGITDNYINFANAIAIGLGIAAATLTARRAGEKDKDGMSRTAHYIILLASAFALLVGGLSFLFAGEIISFLGFSPEAMTQALPFSQLVFLSIGLVILRLSVNGLFRGAGDADLAMKSLWLCHISSMVFAVVLVFGLGPVPAYGLMGLAYATVLSRLLAVLYQFFILLSGKTSINIVVKFRFDLPLLKKMMKIALGGLVQYIIPASSWLIMVKIIATFGTTALAGYIIAQRVASVATMPAWGIGNAAGVLTGQNLGAGNPDRAEKTVWRAGGINMTYLVAVALLWQVAAKYVVTFFTQEPEVAGYAVQYIHVVSIAYLLLGFTMVISRALNAAGNIMQVTLLYMIMFYVIQLPLAYLLGVRLQWELKGIFTAIVSSEIVLAVLFLLIFKNGKWKTIKI
- a CDS encoding acyl carrier protein, giving the protein MNTTEEFYEIIASAIAVKKELVDENLTYQEIPEWDSMSHLLIVEALEQFYQIKFDFNDILEMGTVGKIREKMKKYDVLVEN
- a CDS encoding AMP-binding protein translates to MKILENVIDNKSLLFTDASSGTTIPAGALCRSLGLDPSEQGLIFLYNDNQLPGIEVLLNFYGTAHAIAVLGQKLHPEFKERLEAEYRPKYIFDPSRDEVWGYSLKEFSETIKIFAKEDQTPEASIHPDIKILLSTSGTTGVPKLVKLSDENLYQNAVSILQYMPILESDVVPLNVPINFVYGFSIFTTNCMRAGRIVCTDKDIMQKAFWDEMEEYGYSTLGGVPYLYENLNRIGFFRKDSPSLRYMTHTGGVINSELRKTIFSYCHEFEKQFFAQYGQTEAGGRMAYLTTDGLLEEETSIGTPVHGGSFTIDPESEELLFSHPGISGGYANRLEDLSIYEQPEILHTGDMGRRGQNGLYYITGRIKRIMKLFGIRLNLDEVEVILKNELEGNTLVCLNSNDKKIIVLYDNQGIDPQNITEIIKNKLRINPQYVRTEHIESFPLSQNGKINYPMLQNLQHENI